ACTTCATCGCGAAGAACGTCACCAAGCCGGTCGTCGGTTACGTCGCGGGCTTCACCGCCCCCGAGGGCAAGACCATGGGCCACGCCGGCGCCATCGTCTCGGGTTCTTCCGGCACCGCACAGGCCAAGAAGGAAGCCCTCGAGGCCGCCGGTGTCAAGGTCGGCAAGACGCCGACCGAGACCGCGAAGCTGGCGCGCGAGATCCTGAACGCCGCTCAGTAAGCAGTCCCCGTACGGACGCACGTACGGATGTACGGATGCGCGGGCGTGGCCCGCACCCCTCGGTGGGTGCGGGCCACGCCCGTTCTCATTCGCCCTTCGGGGCGATCCTGGCCGGTCCGGCCTCCGGGTCGGCGCGCAGCTTGTCGTGGAGCTGCCGGCTCCGCGCGGTGAGTTGTTGGGGGCCGCTCAGCGGCGGCACGCCGGAGACGCTCTGGCCGGGTGCCTGCGGCGGCTCGTAGTGGTCGGCCGCGGTCATCGCGGTGTAGCCGGTCGCGGTGGCGATCACCGCGGTCAGCCCGAGGGCCCCGCGGCTCCACAGCCGTACGCGCCGCTCGCCGCCGCCCCGTACGGCCGCCGCCGGGCGCGGGTCGAGCGGAGCGGCCGGCCGCAGCGCGGTGAACAGGTCGCGCAGCAGCGCGGACTGCTTCTCGGGCGGTACCTCGGCCAGCTCGGGGATCCGGTCGGCGAGGTCGGCGTGCGCGTGCACGAGGCGGATGCCGGCGGTGGGGGTGCTGGCCTCGGTCTCGGCGGCGGTGTCGGGCAGGTCGAGGCCGACGCCGTCGTAGAGCATGACGGTACGGCGGTGGCGCGTGGGCAGCTCGAGCACCGCGTCGAGCAGGATGCGGTCGGCGGGATCGGCGGGGCGCGCGTCCTGCCGGCGGTGGGCGCGCCGGAACCGGTGCCAGGGGGAGAGGGCGTAGTCGTACGCGACCGCGCGCACCCAGCCCACCGGATCCGGGTCGGTGGCCACCTCGGGCCACCGGGCCCAGGCGCGGGTGAACGCGCGCTCCACGGCCTTCAGGGCGAGGGTCCGGCGGCCGGTGAGCAGGTAGGTCTGCCGGGCCAGGGCGGGGGCCGCGTGGTCGTAGAGGGCGTCGAAGTCCGCGGCCGGGCCCTTTGCCGGGCCTTCTGCCGGAACCCCTGCGGAGTCCTCGGCGGGCCCGGCGGGCGCGTCCGCTGTCGCCGTCTGCGCCGTCTGCGCCGTCTGCGCCGTCTGCGCCGTCTGCGCCGTCTGCGCCGTTTGGGGCGTCCCGGCCTCGGATGCCGTACCGGCAGGCCCGTCTGACGTGGCGTCGGCCTGCTCCGGGGCGGTCGCTGGTGCCACCAGGGCGGTCAGGAACGCCGCGTACGCCTCGCGGTTGCGGCCGCGGGGGTCCGTGCGGCCCGTTTCCCAGGAGCGGACCGTCGTCGCGGTGACGCCCACCGCCTGCGCGACCTGCTCGTGCGTCAGATCCGCCGCTTCGCGCAGCCTGCGCCGCTCCTCGGGGGCGGGCAGGCTCAGCTCCGAGGCCGATGAGGAGGTCGTCTCGACGCTTCGTGTCATGCCACACTCCCCGCGACCCGACCGCCCTGGGCGAAAAAGTACATAAACGTATATTGGGCGACACAACGGACATTCGCCTGTTACCCGCCCATAGCGCGTGTCGTTGGCACCATGGCGGGGTGACCCAAGTGACCGAACACGGGACCTCGTTGCCGGCGGCCCCGCGAGCCCGTGCGCGGCGCCGTTCGCCCGCCGCCGCAGCATGCGTGGCGGGCGGCGCCGTGGCGGCCGGACTCGGGCTCGGCTTCCTCGCCGTGCTCGTCATCGTGCTGTGGATCAGTTCCCCCTACCCCGACAGCGGCCCCGGCGGAGCCCTGCACCTCGCCGCCGGGCTGTGGCTGCTCGCCCACGGGACGGAGCTGGTGCGCTACGAGACGCTGTCCGGCGTGCCCGCGCCCGTCGGCCTGACGCCCCTGCTCCTCGTCGCACTGCCCGTGCTCCTCATGCGGCGGGCAGCCCGACTGGGGAGCGCGTCCGAGGAGGAGGACGAGGAGGTGCTGCCGGCCGGCGCCGTGTTCTCGGCCGTGCTCTGCGGATACCTCGCCGTCGGGGCCCTCGCCACGGTCTACGCCGCCGGCGGCCCCATGCCGGCCGACCCGATCAGCGCGGCCTGGCACGTCCCGCTGGTCGCCGTGCTCGCCGCCCTGGGCGGGGTGTGGGGGGCCAGGGGGCGTCCGCTCGGGCCGCTGCCGTCCTGGCTGCCAGGGGGCGTACGGAGGGCCGTCGCGCGCCCCCGGTACGCGCTGGCGCTGCGGGCCGGCGCGGGCGGAGCACTGGTCCTGCTGGGCGGCGGCGCGCTGCTCGTCGGCGCCTCGCTCGCCTGGCATGGCGCCGAGGTCCAGACCTCGTTCCTGTCGCTGACCGGAGTGTGGTCGGGCCGGTTCGCGGTCCTGCTGCTCGCACTCGCGCTGATGCCGAACGCCATGGTCTGGGGCGCCGCCTACGCCCTCGGGCCCGGCTTCGCCCTCGGCGCCGACGCCACCGCCACGCCGCTCGGCTTCGCGGGCCAGCCCGGGCTGCCGCGGTTCCCGCTGCTGGCGGCGCTCCCGCCCGAGGGGCCCGGTACCCCGCTGACCTGGGCGGTCGCCGGAGTGCCGGTGGTCGCCGGGCTGGCGGTGGGCTGGTTCGCGGTCCGCCGGGCGCGCGAGGTCTCGTACGGGGAGACCGCGCTCACGGCGGCGCTGGGGGCGGTGGTCTGCGGGCTGGTGATGACCGGGCTCGCGGGGGTCTCGGCGGGGCCGCTGGGCTCGCGGCGGCTGTCCGACTTCGGGCCGGTGTGGTGGGCCACCGGAGCGGCTGCCTGCGCGTGGACGCTGCTGCTGGCGGTGCCGGTGGCGGTGTCGGTGCATGCGTGGCGGAACCGGCCGGCCAGGGGGTTGGCCGCGCTCGACGCGCTGTCCGCGCTGGACGTGGACGAGGTGGTGGACGACCGGTGGCACGACAGTGGTGTCCGGGAGGTTCGGTGGGCCGCGATGCGGAGGGCTGCGGGCACGCTGATTCCGGAGATCGGGGCGGGGGCCCCGCCGGAGCCTCCGGCGGCTCCTTTGGCTCCTTTGGCTCCTTTGCCTTCGGCTCCGGCCGCTGCTGAGGCTCCTGTTGCGCGGGCGCCTCGGGCGGTGACCGTCGTGTCGGGGCACGGGCTGGATCTGACGCCGATCCTGATCGCGGCCAAACCGGTCGACCTGCCGGTGGATCCGGCTCCGCCGTTGGCTCCGCCGGTGGTGGGGGCGCGGGTCTTGGCCCGGCGGAAGCCGCTCGCCTAAGTCCTCCCGGGGGCTCTGCCCCCAGACCTCCCCCAGACTCCGTCCGGGGGACCCCCGGCGCCTCAAGCGCCGGCGAGGCTGGAGGGGCGGGCGGGGCTGGAGTGTGGCGGCGGGGCCGAAGGGACGGGGGGCCCGAGCCGGGGCCTGCGCCTCATGCGCCGGCGGGGCTGGAGTGTGGCGGCGGAGCTGAAGGATCGGGGCTCCGCCCCGGGCCCCGCGCCTCAAACGCCGGCGGGGCTGGAGGGGCGGGCGGGGCTGGCATGTGGCGGCGGGGCCGAAGGATCGGGGCTCCGCCCCGGGCCCCGCGCCTCAAGCGCCAGCGGGGCTGGAGTGTGGCGGCGAGGCTGGGGGTGCCAGCGGGGCTGGAGTGTGGCGGCGAGGCTGGGGGTGCCGGCGGGGCTGGAGTGTGGCGGCGGGGCCGAGGGTCGGGGGTCCGCCCCGGGACCCGCGCCTCAAGCGCCGGCGGGGTCGCAGGGGGCCGCCCCGGGACCCGCGTCTCAAGCGGCGGTGGGGGCTACTGGCGGACCTTCAGGACGTCGCCCACCACGTTGTCCGGGAGGAGGGTGTTGCACTGGAGTTCCGCCGAGTTCGTGAGGGCGTCGTCGCGGCAGACGTAGAAGTCCTTGTACGCGAGCTGCAGCCCGTACGAGCTCAGCGCCAGCAGGATCGCCAGCGAGGCCGTGACCAGGCCGCTCACCGCCGCCGTGCGCTGGGGGCGGGCCGCCGGGCCCAGGGCGTCCAGGCCGGTGGGGGCGCCCGGGGCGGCCGCCGCCGCGGGCTTGCCGCGGAGGGCGCTGATTCCCCAGTACAGGGCGAGCGCGCCCAGCAGCAGGCCGACCGACGGGATGCCGAAGATCCCGAAGAAGAAGCCCCACATGCCGGCCAGCAGCGCATAGCGGGCGCGGCGCTGGATCGGGTCGGTCGGGTCCCAGCGCGCCGGGCCCCGGCGGCCGTCGGAATCCCCCGGGCCCTCCCCGTTCCCGCCGTCACCGCCGCTGCGCGGCTGCCAGGGCTGGTCGGGCCGGCCTTCCGGCGGAGCCGCGAAGGGGTTGTCGTCGGTGGGGGAGTCGGGCTGACGGCGGTCCGGCATCGGGTGTGTTTCTTCCCCTGTGTCATGGACGTCGTGGCGACGTCGTGGCGAGGTGAGGCCAGTTTGCTGCTTGTAACGCCAGACGCTACCGCCCGGCCGTCCCCCCGTCCCTCGGGGGCCGTCCGGTGTGCCGGTATCGTTGCAGGCGGTCGGTGGCTTCGTATGGTTCCCCGTATATCGGTACCCCGAAGTTTCGTATGACCACACAAAGACGAACACCGCAATTCCCGCGAGAAAGGGCCTCCCATGGCCGCCTCCCGCCTGGTCGTGCTGGTCTCCGGCTCCGGCACCAACCTCCAGGCCCTGCTCGACGCCATCGACGCCCACCCCGGCGGATCCGAGGGCTTCGGTGCCGAAGTCGTCGCCGTGGGGGCCGACCGCAAGGGCATCGCCGGCCTGGAGCGGGCGGAGAAGGCCGGGATCCCCACCTTCGTCTGCCCGGTGAAGGACTACGCGAGCCGTGCGGAGTGGGACGTCGCCCTGACGGAGGCGACCGACGCCCACGCGCCGGACCTCGTCGTGTCGGCCGGGTTCATGAAGATCGTGGGCAAGGAGTTCATCGACCGCTTCGGCGGCCGGTTCATCAACACCCACCCCGCCCTCCTCCCCGCCTTCCCCGGTGCGCACGGCGTACGGGACGCGCTCTCCTACGGCGCGAAGGTCACCGGCTGCACGGTCCACTTCGTGGACAGCGGCGTGGACACCGGTCCGATCATCGCCCAGGGTGTGGTCGAGGTCAGGGACGAGGACGACGAAGCCGCTCTCCATGAGCGCATCAAGGAAGTCGAGCGCCAGCTGCTCGTCGATGTCGTGGGGCGCCTGGCCCGGCACGGCTACCGCATTGAGGGACGAAAGGTAACAATCCAGTGACCGCCGCAGACATCGCAGCGAGCAACGACCCGACCACGAACCAGCGGCCGATCCGGCGTGCGCTCATCAGCGTCTACGACAAGACGGGACTGGAAGAGCTGGCCCGCGGGCTGCACGAGGCGGGCGTCGCGCTCGTCTCCACCGGCTCCACCGCCTCGAAGATCGCCGCTGCCGGGGTGCCCGTCACCAAGGTCGAGGAGCTGACCGGCTTCCCCGAGTGCCTGGACGGCCGCGTCAAGACCCTGCACCCGCGCGTGCACGCCGGCATCCTCGCCGACCTGCGCCTGGAGGACCACCGCAACCAGCTCGCCGAGCTGGGCGTCGAGCCCTTCGATCTGGTGGTCGTCAACCTGTACCCGTTCCTGGCCACCGTCCAGTCGGGTGCCACCCCCGACGAGTGCGTCGAGCAGATCGACATCGGCGGTCCGTCGATGGTCCGCGCCGCCGCCAAGAACCACCCGTCGGTCGCCGTCGTCACCAGCCCCGAGCGGTACGCCGACGTCATCGCCGCGGCCCAGGGCGGCGGCTTCGACCTCACCGCCCGCAAGCGCCTGGCGGCCGAGGCCTTCCAGCACACCGCCGCCTACGACGTGGCTGTGGCCTCCTGGTTCACGAACGCGTACGCGCCGGAGCCGGAGGCCGTCCTGCCGGAGTTCCTCGCGGGCGCCTGGGAGCGCAAGTCGACCCTGCGCTACGGCGAGAACCCGCATCAGGCCGCCGCGCTCTACACCGACGGGCAGCCGGGCGGGCTCGCCAACGCCGAGCAGCTGCACGGCAAGGAGATGTCCTTCAACAACTACGTGGACACCGAGGCCGCGCGCCGCGCCGCCTACGACCACGACGAGCCCTGCGTCGCGATCATCAAGCACGCCAACCCGTGCGGCATCGCGGTCGGCGCGGACGTCGCCGCCGCCCACCGCAAGGCGCACGCCTGCGACCCGCTGTCGGCCTTCGGCGGCGTCATCGCCGTCAACCGCCCGGTGACCGTCGAGCTCGCCGAGCAGGTCGCGGAGATCTTCACCGAGGTCATCGCCGCCCCCGGCTACGAGGACGGCGCGGTCGAGATCCTGGCCAAGAAGAAGAACATCCGCGTCCTCAAGGTGGACGGCACCCCGCACCAGCCGGGCGACCTCAAGCCGATCTCGGGCGGCACGCTGCTCCAGCAGTCGGACGTCTTCCAGGCCGACGGCGACGACCCGGCCAACTGGACCCTCGCCACCGGCGACGCCCTCTCCGAGACCGAGCTCGCCGAGCTGGCCTTCGCGTGGAAGGCCTGCCGGGCCGTCAAGTCCAACGCGATCCTGCTCGCCAAGGACGGCGCCTCGGTCGGCGTCGGCATGGGCCAGGTCAACCGCGTCGACTCGGCGAAGCTCGCCGTGGAGCGGGCGGGCGCCGAGCGCGCGCAGGGCTCGTACGCCGCGTCCGACGCCTTCTTCCCCTTCCCGGACGGGCTGGAGATCCTGACGGCCGCGGGCATCAAGGCCGTGGTCCAGCCGGGCGGTTCGGTCCGTGACGAACTGGTCGTCGAGGCCGCGCAGAAGGCCGGCGTGACCATGTACTTCACCGGGACCCGGCACTTCTTCCACTGAGTCCGCGTTACGGCGAAGGCCGCGTCCCGCACTGCGGGACGCGGCCTTCGCCTGTGCGTACGAGATGTGTACGAGGCTCAGTAGCTCGGGCGCCGGAAGTAGTCGCCGGCCTTGGCGAGGCCCACGATGACCACGATGCCGAGGCCGAGGGAGACCGCGGCCATGAGCAGGGAGAGGATGGCACCGCCGACCGGGGTTTGCTCGTCGGCGCCGAGAATGACCAGGTTGCCGAGCAGGCCGATGCCCGCGAACAGGGACTGCAGCGAGCCGAAGATGATGCCGGAGACACGGACCCCGGTGCGGCCCTTGCGCAGCTTGGCGGCGGTGAGGATGGGCCACAGGGACAGGCCGATGAAGAAAATGCCGACGATGACGAACGCGCCGCCGGCGATGGCTCCCGCCTCGGTCGCCGAGGAGCTGGACGATTCCGTGAAGAGGGAGGCGAAGACCGCACCGAGGACGATGACGAGCAGGCCGCCCAAGGCCTGCAGGCCGCCCAGGACGAAGAGGATGACGCGGGCGGCCTTCGCACCGCCGGGCATCTCCATGTCCGCTCCCGGGTACCCGACCGGCGCCCCCGGATATCCGGCCGGACCGCCCGGATACCCCTGTGGGGCCTGCTGCGGGTAGGCGTAGCCGCCCTGCGGCGGGATGCCCTGCGGGGCCTGCTGCGGGTAGCCGTAGCCGGGCTGGCCCTGCGGGGCCTGGGGCGGCTGCTGTCCGTACGGATTGTGCGGGTCGCCGAAGCTCATCTTGGGGTGTTCCTCCGTGGAAGTGCGGGGACGCACGGCAATGAAGCGCGGAGGAATCCTGCACGGTGCGGTCCGCCCCCCGGCACTGCCCGCGGCACTCAGTCGTTTCATCGTCGTCCGGCGGCCCGGGGCTTGTCCAGTTCGTTACCGTGCGGCCGGTGACTTGTTGTGCAAGTGCAATGAACCCTGCACACCTGTGAGCGCCTTGACTGGAACCGAGGCCACCTCATCCGGGAGGATGGGGGCATGACCGCCAAGATTCTCGATGGCAAGGCCACCGCGGCCGCGATCAAGTCCGAACTGACCGCCCGCGTGGCGGCCCTGAAGGCCCGGGGCATCACCCCCGGCCTCGGCACCCTCCTGGTCGGTGACGATCCGGGCAGCCGCTGGTACGTCAACGGCAAGCACAAGGACTGCGCCGAGGTCGGCATCGCCTCCATCCAGCGCGAACTGCCCGCGACGGCCTCCCAGGAG
Above is a genomic segment from Streptomyces sp. NBC_01233 containing:
- a CDS encoding helix-turn-helix domain-containing protein; the encoded protein is MTRSVETTSSSASELSLPAPEERRRLREAADLTHEQVAQAVGVTATTVRSWETGRTDPRGRNREAYAAFLTALVAPATAPEQADATSDGPAGTASEAGTPQTAQTAQTAQTAQTAQTAQTATADAPAGPAEDSAGVPAEGPAKGPAADFDALYDHAAPALARQTYLLTGRRTLALKAVERAFTRAWARWPEVATDPDPVGWVRAVAYDYALSPWHRFRRAHRRQDARPADPADRILLDAVLELPTRHRRTVMLYDGVGLDLPDTAAETEASTPTAGIRLVHAHADLADRIPELAEVPPEKQSALLRDLFTALRPAAPLDPRPAAAVRGGGERRVRLWSRGALGLTAVIATATGYTAMTAADHYEPPQAPGQSVSGVPPLSGPQQLTARSRQLHDKLRADPEAGPARIAPKGE
- a CDS encoding cell division protein PerM, with amino-acid sequence MTQVTEHGTSLPAAPRARARRRSPAAAACVAGGAVAAGLGLGFLAVLVIVLWISSPYPDSGPGGALHLAAGLWLLAHGTELVRYETLSGVPAPVGLTPLLLVALPVLLMRRAARLGSASEEEDEEVLPAGAVFSAVLCGYLAVGALATVYAAGGPMPADPISAAWHVPLVAVLAALGGVWGARGRPLGPLPSWLPGGVRRAVARPRYALALRAGAGGALVLLGGGALLVGASLAWHGAEVQTSFLSLTGVWSGRFAVLLLALALMPNAMVWGAAYALGPGFALGADATATPLGFAGQPGLPRFPLLAALPPEGPGTPLTWAVAGVPVVAGLAVGWFAVRRAREVSYGETALTAALGAVVCGLVMTGLAGVSAGPLGSRRLSDFGPVWWATGAAACAWTLLLAVPVAVSVHAWRNRPARGLAALDALSALDVDEVVDDRWHDSGVREVRWAAMRRAAGTLIPEIGAGAPPEPPAAPLAPLAPLPSAPAAAEAPVARAPRAVTVVSGHGLDLTPILIAAKPVDLPVDPAPPLAPPVVGARVLARRKPLA
- the purN gene encoding phosphoribosylglycinamide formyltransferase, whose protein sequence is MAASRLVVLVSGSGTNLQALLDAIDAHPGGSEGFGAEVVAVGADRKGIAGLERAEKAGIPTFVCPVKDYASRAEWDVALTEATDAHAPDLVVSAGFMKIVGKEFIDRFGGRFINTHPALLPAFPGAHGVRDALSYGAKVTGCTVHFVDSGVDTGPIIAQGVVEVRDEDDEAALHERIKEVERQLLVDVVGRLARHGYRIEGRKVTIQ
- the purH gene encoding bifunctional phosphoribosylaminoimidazolecarboxamide formyltransferase/IMP cyclohydrolase, whose translation is MTAADIAASNDPTTNQRPIRRALISVYDKTGLEELARGLHEAGVALVSTGSTASKIAAAGVPVTKVEELTGFPECLDGRVKTLHPRVHAGILADLRLEDHRNQLAELGVEPFDLVVVNLYPFLATVQSGATPDECVEQIDIGGPSMVRAAAKNHPSVAVVTSPERYADVIAAAQGGGFDLTARKRLAAEAFQHTAAYDVAVASWFTNAYAPEPEAVLPEFLAGAWERKSTLRYGENPHQAAALYTDGQPGGLANAEQLHGKEMSFNNYVDTEAARRAAYDHDEPCVAIIKHANPCGIAVGADVAAAHRKAHACDPLSAFGGVIAVNRPVTVELAEQVAEIFTEVIAAPGYEDGAVEILAKKKNIRVLKVDGTPHQPGDLKPISGGTLLQQSDVFQADGDDPANWTLATGDALSETELAELAFAWKACRAVKSNAILLAKDGASVGVGMGQVNRVDSAKLAVERAGAERAQGSYAASDAFFPFPDGLEILTAAGIKAVVQPGGSVRDELVVEAAQKAGVTMYFTGTRHFFH
- a CDS encoding proline-rich domain-containing protein, translated to MSFGDPHNPYGQQPPQAPQGQPGYGYPQQAPQGIPPQGGYAYPQQAPQGYPGGPAGYPGAPVGYPGADMEMPGGAKAARVILFVLGGLQALGGLLVIVLGAVFASLFTESSSSSATEAGAIAGGAFVIVGIFFIGLSLWPILTAAKLRKGRTGVRVSGIIFGSLQSLFAGIGLLGNLVILGADEQTPVGGAILSLLMAAVSLGLGIVVIVGLAKAGDYFRRPSY